TGTCCCCCCCGGAGAAAGCCCTGCCACCGCCGTCAATACACGGGCTTTGCTCGGCGGTGACTCCCGATGGCGGtgaggggaggacgagggggcCAGTAGCCGGCGAGCGGTTGCCCCCGTGTCACCTAGATTGGGGGAGGAGGAAGGGTTGCATGTGATTGTAGCCTCTATTTTGCCAGGTTTTTCATTATTATTGGTCTGTGTGCCATATGGTGATATATATTTGCTCTCGATGATAGGTTATTGTAGATGGTAGAAAAGAAGATAGTTGCGAGCTTGTTTCAAACACAATGGCTATTAAGATTATCACTACGAAAATATTTACTTTTGCGGAAACAGGTTTTGTTCGAGTGGATCTGGCATCTTCTGGGATAAGTTATGGTTACATGCCTTTCCTTCGACAATAAAAATGTGAAAATAAGCTATCTGGAGAGTATCATAGAAGTGACATGTCCACCTTAACCTGGGTAGTCGCGTGGGTTTTGATACAGATAGCCACCCTGAAGTTCCACTAATATTATACTCTTAAAAGCAATGTCAACTTAGCTGAGGAGAAGAGGAAAACAAAGGAAAGAAACAGATAAAGATCCTTGTCAACTCCATAAACAAAACACGAAAGCGGCAATGTCAACTCCTCCCATTTCCCCTTCTCGGATTTTCTTGAGCCCAAATGCGCATCCAGATCCGGCGACTCGCCGCGAcgtctcttcctcctcctcacacCCATGGGCAACCGCGCGGCGAGGCTCGCGACGCCCTGCTTCGCGTCCGGCGGTGCCGGCGGCGACGTGGTGGACGCGTCCGCAGCGACGAGGGCGGTGCCGGGCGTCGATGATTGTAGCATCGGCCAAATTCTGAGCTTTGACGGGCCCGAGGGCCAACCGTTCGCCGGCACCACCATCCACGGCGTGCTGCTCCCCTCGAACCAGTCAACGctgggctcctcctcctccttcgtccTCAACGACGGCGACTCCCAGATCCTGTCCATGTCCGGGGACTCGTCCTGCGATAGCTCCAACTCCTTCTCGTTCCGGACACTCCAGCCGGAGCAGTACTCCGGGCCTCTCGAGTACTGCGCGTCCTCGCCGTCCTCGTCGGGCCGCGTGATATCGTCGGCGTCGCGCCGGGGCACGCGCACCGAcgagcagatcctcgcggacctcCGCGCGACGCGGCACCGGCGCCGGCGCCAGGAGGAGACGGCCTCCGGGACCCCGCTCCTCGACCGCCTACGCCGCGCCGTCGCCTCGGCGCTGCGTGGCGCGCGGCCGTGCGGCGTCCCGCCCAAGAAACAGCAGCAGCGCGACGATGACGAGCCCGCCGTGACGATGGTGGCCAGAAACGGCGACACCGGTGGTCGTGCGATCATCAAGAGCAACGGCGTCAACGGGCAcgcggcggcggacgacggcgaGGCGAGGGTGCAGTGGGCGCGCGGGAAGGCCGGGGAGGACCGGGTGCACGTCGTGGTGTCCGAGGAGCGGGGGTGGATGTTCGTCGGCATCTACGACGGCTTCAACGGCCCCgacgccaccgactacctcgtcAACAACCTCTACGCCTCCGTGTGCCGCGAGCTCGTCATCGACGACcatccgcccgacgacagcgaccccCGCAGCcccgcggcgcggcggcggcacgGCGAGGTGCTCGACGCGCTGGCGCGCGCGCTGCGGCGCACGGAGGACGGGTActtcgcggaggcggaggcgcgcGCGGCGCAGTGCCCGGAGCTGGCCATGATGGGGTCGTGCGTGCTGGTGGTGCTGATGAAGGGCACGGACGTCTACTCCATGAACGTCGGCGACAGCCGCGCCGTGCTCGCGCACCGGCCCGAGCCCGACCTCACCAGCGTCGTCCTGCCGCCACGGCTGCGGCACGACCAGAACGGTGGCGGAGAGGACCTCGCTGGCGTCACGGAGGAGATCAAGCGGCAGTTCGACGAGTGCGACATGACGGAGCTCCTTGCGCTGCAGCTCACCATGGAGCACAGCACCAGCG
This Lolium perenne isolate Kyuss_39 chromosome 1, Kyuss_2.0, whole genome shotgun sequence DNA region includes the following protein-coding sequences:
- the LOC127325991 gene encoding putative protein phosphatase 2C 46; amino-acid sequence: MGNRAARLATPCFASGGAGGDVVDASAATRAVPGVDDCSIGQILSFDGPEGQPFAGTTIHGVLLPSNQSTLGSSSSFVLNDGDSQILSMSGDSSCDSSNSFSFRTLQPEQYSGPLEYCASSPSSSGRVISSASRRGTRTDEQILADLRATRHRRRRQEETASGTPLLDRLRRAVASALRGARPCGVPPKKQQQRDDDEPAVTMVARNGDTGGRAIIKSNGVNGHAAADDGEARVQWARGKAGEDRVHVVVSEERGWMFVGIYDGFNGPDATDYLVNNLYASVCRELVIDDHPPDDSDPRSPAARRRHGEVLDALARALRRTEDGYFAEAEARAAQCPELAMMGSCVLVVLMKGTDVYSMNVGDSRAVLAHRPEPDLTSVVLPPRLRHDQNGGGEDLAGVTEEIKRQFDECDMTELLALQLTMEHSTSAYKEVRRIRSEHLDDPACIVNARVKGSLKVTRAFGAGYLKEPRWNKALLEVFRVDYVGASPYITCKPFLRHHCLGPRDKFLILASDGLYEYFTNEDVVARVEAFVTRYPDEDPAKYLSHEILLRAANQAGMGFHELLEVQQGDRRQYHDDVSIIIISLEGKIWRSSA